The genomic DNA CTATGATAATAGGCTGTCTTATGGTCGTGGTTGCGGTATTTCTGGCCGCCGAGCTTTACGATCACGATACCATCGTGGGAGAGGTCGCTTACAGGGAGAGAATTGCCCTGCCTGAGGGGTGCTCACTGGTGGTAGCGATCTTTGACGTTACCCCTGGTTCCCCTAGAAAGCCTGTGGCCTCGGTTTCCAGGACATTGGGAGACGAGCAGGTTCCCCTGCCATTTA from Dethiosulfovibrio salsuginis includes the following:
- a CDS encoding YbaY family lipoprotein; the encoded protein is MIIGCLMVVVAVFLAAELYDHDTIVGEVAYRERIALPEGCSLVVAIFDVTPGSPRKPVASVSRTLGDEQVPLPFKLIYRPSVLVEGRDYALYGRIESPHREIMFVTLEPVALPLDGQDVAIWLKSAK